One genomic segment of Thunnus albacares chromosome 18, fThuAlb1.1, whole genome shotgun sequence includes these proteins:
- the zgc:162472 gene encoding transcription factor TFIIIB component B'' homolog isoform X2: protein MFRRSRFSIRPNVSTAGRTAATSQEAPSANHEASETPKDAGETSAAAAVTDSKSVVTPSEKPTAAGDGNDQNGEGTSSSAAVQRRKRFSVKPKVAPGRPSALARTPKSPAKAVSETTTTETTTAEIPGSDVDKPTTSGQIGNRAAPQGLQSPRRRRPSEDSKQPKVQPKPTLISSDSPGPSAVPPAEDSPEQTQMSVDGSKQSESTSDSQVKEVPPRPPDKVPPSLPDKEATELSEKAKTLVSSKSGLSLTPPKFSLSRLLNDPSDLQRLEKARKLRELLKQEMHKEKKLKKTKARVKEYTLDPAKMTMRDLIRYLPMSNPMTSNLEDSAQENETIVPPSPEREESPERAQEPEVLPKIASPREEVEGEEAAAAAAAAAAVEDEEEEEDPDEAPMVPQVKVAEDGSLIIDEESLTVEVMRAKGPNPAQGRDPIFERGSTTTYSSFRKGTYSKPWSNEETDMFFLAISMVGTDFSMICQLFPHRPRSEIKNKFKKEERENTWRIDKAFRERRKLDIEYFSKLLEKILEVQKNRKKLKSLSVKNSPKKRKRKGKKAARKLSDVEEEDEEEESELPVFEEEEEEEEGEKENEDLCNEGGTPVSKPKRKRKRKNEKDASTEEPKGKKKQTGEKSNEQGEACIPEDAEAALPEDRTNADMSDKTENANGAKDTAIKPAKLSRGRAPKPLLPLGRKWGKKHPPASAKAKDSASDKGEESVSDGASKEQVNKDESPSRQASERKSASDNVSSEDEDYTVQPPRPTRYGRVPKPTKHLNYLAKEDAHSSASESTPASPGKSAACDAKPKVKCTTKRGRPSKPKSAQESKKPKLVTLRASQSDYSDEEDENERKENEVEEQWAACSSSKDSSAPAFVPAILRSPHPGISEVEETMEELDILANMPDVLGISQDALCPDASCERAQNETGTAEPCEHQLDLLVDVIDFLSSEHTEVSEDESYNEAAQTLLTIGNLAHLSQSAQNQTTTQDHVTEITSVSVNETSEQLEVEIAATGVAQEETSVTETSETVATVEPQNSATDKEPLSQTGDLNIIKISDETCSEQKTTSDMDSIPQLQSSEEISKKDSPQTRRGRLSKVKPKPNLGRASRTALSKSQSGTSTAGTAEESQTVAPDLSQATEIQAAAEKTTLKLAECSPALIKDDISSENQNQSFSGAQFEPSSEPATRDTDEKLKSHAGIIETGSNNPGTSDTAVTESQVEQRSNTDSVTVQESSDGADASVTPVDHLPVCQKEESEVASTNQTRVSRFQKAKPKPKLPQASRTVRSKPQTTKDSLEKDSSSSSNLESTDKTIAETESQPTCTTCPEKPSTPVLIPSLDLDSTLIPTEELSSIAEEKTDVGLVDQVDSGAAPLDQSYPEARSESTEEQLMSHVETKVSSCNNPATSDPEITESQVRRGEEGSNSPAACVTPVEELPVSQKEESEVASSCQTRRSRLQKVKPNLPQTSRTVRSKPQTTNEPGVHMQPLKKTPSPTLMPESSDNPDNTVLVVEPQPTCSTTSPEKLESTGAASVLIPSLELGSAHEPTEELSSTVEKNTNVGPQLDSSLEGSEQNVPQRRRRFARAKPNLGSSTRTTQSQLQPEDITKCPTQHSSNITSEQQPVDNKSGQTELESTEKDGKHLTSLHSENSSSSRNDKGSSSGSIVIATPLVAENQPILTDSTAEDKSSEKPTVEGESTGNSTSSHDKMEASEDGLAESKMKSILPDNVQSTPDPKESTQQQDSENESQIKSQDSVQRGSETTEANRTTNVKSPSPKCTDDTQSSRNSPQARRGRLIKPKPNLGRSSRPPQPQQVQNTPPAAETDSGTCSEDVNASGSHRPVTELQPDIQEPVEGAIEPLSNNESSLNDAGMPSGCVTQAPENSSQDASTSSAAGTESCQSIPIFPDMLSMPSDPDEPFFILSLTEIPVSSSGEVVDSTSEPPPYLPVTDASIQQQSSVPGESAAAVERVALSNVLEPVPSQETGETGLISVKDTGPEPFAYISSIKENPVDPHESTGVQPPKLPDTAESSEEANIPPTKQRGNGRRAKLQVKPSTTRKKQDSKTLAAKEAELIPIQANTPEDSELSGPSVQPEAFDATAREEVVTEPQKGSSDHVDTEKETGGKNPEDSSSGAQARGTSSRNRKPKGFLSFLSETDNTAPSNSPPRGKATSKGPKAKTQPAARKQSIATPVASTSRNVAPAATLTQMPEEPRSASSTTSPTLTEVDIKQTAEHGQLHSDSPPSTSQSTAEVSQQSDCVESSSIEEEPTSVSQYFLSDIFTEVDEG from the exons ATGTTTCGTCGGTCAAGATTTAGTATTCGGCCCAATGTCAGTACAGCAGGGAGAACAGCTGCAACATCTCAGGAAGCCCCTTCAGCAAATCATGAAGCCAGTGAGACCCCCAAAGATGCCGGTGAGACcagcgctgctgctgctgtgactgACAGCAAGTCTGTTGTGACTCCGTCAGAAAAACCTACAGCCGCAGG GGATGGTAACGATCAAAATGGGGAAGGTACCAGCTCCTCAGCTGCAGTCCAGAGAAGGAAGCGTTTTTCTGTCAAGCCCAAAGTGGCTCCAGGCCGCCCATCCGCTCTTGCTCGGACGCCAAAGTCCCCTGCCAAGGCAGTCTCAGAAACCACCACTACTGAAACTACTACTGCTGAGATCCCTGGTTCAGACGTTGACAAGCCAACAACATCCGGCCAAATTGGAAATAGAGCAGCCCCTCAGGGACTTCAATCTCCAAGGCGACGGAGGCCTTCGGAAGACAGCAAGCAGCCTAAAGTGCAACCTAAACCCACTCTCATCTCTTCTGACAGTCCAGGACCTTCTGCTGTCCCTCCAGCTGAGGACTCGCCAGAACAAACCCAGATGTCGGTAGACGGCAGCAAACAATCTGAGAGCACATCAGACAGTCAAGTTAAAGAAGTTCCCCCCAGACCACCAGATAAAGTCCCCCCCTCTTTACCAGACAAAGAAGCTACTGAATTATCAGAGAAAGCCAAGACTCTCGTGTCGTCTAAGAGCGGGCTGTCACTGACACCACCAAAGTTCTCCTTGAGTAGACTCCTGAATGACCCATCAGACTTACAGAGGCTGGAAAAGGCCCGTAAGCTCAGAGAGCTGCTCAAACAAGAGATGCACAAAGAAAAG AAACTCAAGAAAACTAAGGCACGTGTTAAGGAATATACTTTAGATCCCGCCAAAATGACCATGAGGGACCTTATCCGTTATCTGCCGATGTCTAACCCCATGAC atctaATTTAGAAGACTCGGCTCAGGAGAATGAGACTATTGTCCCACCTTCTCCAGAAAGAGAGGA GTCACCGGAGAGAGCACAGGAACCTGAAGTCCTCCCCAAAATTGCAAGCCCgagggaggaggtggaaggagaagaggcggcggcggcggcggcagcagcagcagcagtggaggatgaggaggaggaggaagatccGGATGAAGCGCCCATGGTTCCGCAGGTCAAAGTAGCAGAGGATGGCTCACTGATCATTGATGAGGAGAG TTTGACAGTGGAAGTCATGCGAGCAAAAGGGCCAAACCCAGCACAGGGTCGAGATCCCATCTTCGAGCGTGGGTCCACTACGACGTACTCAAGCTTCAGAAAAGGGACCTATTCTAAGCCCTGGTCCAATGAAG AGACAGATATGTTCTTCCTGGCGATCAGCATGGTGGGCACAGACTTTTCCATGATTTGTCAACTGTTTCCTCACAGACCACGATCGGAGATAAAG AACAAATTCAAAAAAGAAGAGCGAGAGAATACCTGGAGGATTGACAAAGCTTTCA GAGAGAGGCGTAAACTGGACATAGAGTATTTTTCTAAGCTGCTAGAGAAGATTCTGGAAGTtcagaaaaacaggaagaaactcAAGTCACTTTCTGTGAAGAACTCCCCCAAGAAGCGCAAGAGAAAGG GCAAAAAAGCTGCAAGGAAGCTGAGTGAtgtagaggaggaagatgaggaagaggagagtgaACTTCCTGTctttgaggaggaggaggaggaggaagagggagagaaagagaatgaggaCCTCTGTAATGAGGGAGGAACCCCTGTTTCTAAGCCTAAAAGGAAACGGAAAAGAAAGAACGAAAAGGATGCCTCAACCGAGGAGCCAAAaggcaagaaaaaacaaacgGGTGAAAAGAGCAATGAACAAG GTGAGGCCTGCATACCTGAAGATGCTGAGGCAGCACTTCCTGAGGACCGTACAAATGCAGACAT GTCTGACAAGACTGAGAATGCAAATGGAGCCAAGGACACCGCAATCAAGCCAGCTAAACTCTCACGAGGCAGAGCACCAAAACCCCTTCTGCCACTGGGCAGGAAGTGGGGTAAAAAGCATCCACCAGCCTCCGCAAAGGCCAAAGATAGTGCGTCAGATAAAGGAGAGGAGAGCGTGAGCGATGGAGCCTCTAAAGAGCAG GTAAACAAAGACGAGTCACCTTCAAGACAAGCCAGTGAGAGGAAATCAGCCAGTGATAACGTTTCCTCTGAAGATGAAGATTACACAGTTCAACCTCCGAGACCTACCAG GTATGGGAGAGTGCCCAAACCCACCAAGCACTTAAATTACCTTGCCAAGGAAGATGCACATTCATCTGCATCTGAAAGCACTCCTGCATCACCAGGGAAATCTGCAGCTTGTGATGCCAAGCCTAAAGTCAAATGCACAACCAAGAGAGGAAGACCATCAAAGCCAAAATCAGCCCAAGAGTCCAAAAAGCCCAAACTAGTAACCCTCAGGGCTTCTCAGTCAGATTACAGcgatgaagaggatgaaaatgagagaaaggaaaatgaGGTGGAGGAGCAGTGGGCTGCGTGTAGCTCCAGTAAGGACAGCAGTGCCCCTGCGTTTGTGCCTGCCATCCTGCGCTCCCCACATCCTGGAAtttcagaggtggaagaaaCTATGGAGGAG CTTGATATCTTGGCCAATATGCCCGATGTGTTGGGCATCTCCCAAGATGCACTGTGTCCCGATGCCTCATGCGAGCGGGCACAAAATGAGACAGGCACAGCTGAACCCTGTGAGCATCAGTTGGACCTGCTGGTT GATGTTATAGACTTCCTTTCTTCAGAACACACAGAAG TATCTGAGGACGAAAGCTACAACGAGGCTGCTCAAACCCTGTTGACCATCGGCAACCTGGCTCATCTCTCTCAGTCAGCACAGAATCAAACAACCACACAAGATCACGTAACAG AGATAACATCAGTCAGTGTAAATGAAACCAGTGAACAACTAGAAGTAGAGATTGCAGCAACTGGTGTTGCACAAGAGGAAACAAGCgtcacagaaacatcagagaCTGTTGCCACTGTGGAACCGCAAAACAGCGCAACAGACAAGGAGCCTTTATCTCAGACTGGTGATCTAAACATTATTAAAATCAGTGATGAGACGTGTAGTGAGCAGAAAACCACTTCTGATATGGACTCAATCCCTCAATTACAGTCAAGTGAAGAGATTTCAAAGAAAGATTCTCCACAGACCAGGAGAGGACGCTTATCCAAGGTGAAACCAAAACCTAACCTTGGCAGAGCCTCAAGGACTGCACTGTCAAAATCCCAATCAGGTACATCAACAGCAGGGACAGCTGAAGAGAGCCAAACAGTTGCTCCTGACCTTTCTCAAGCCACTGAGATACAAGCAGCTGCTGAAAAAACAACCCTTAAGTTAGCAGAGTGTAGTCCAGCATTGATAAAAGATGACATTTCCTCAGAAAACCAGAATCAGAGCTTTTCTGGGGCCCAGTTTGAACCCAGTTCGGAACCAGCCACCAGAGACAcagatgaaaaactgaaatctcATGCTGGTATAATTGAAACAGGCTCTAATAATCCAGGGACATCTGACACAGCAGTCACAGAATCACAAGTTGAACAAAGGTCAAACACTGATTCAGTCACAGTCCAAGAAAGCAGCGATGGTGCTGATGCTTCTGTCACACCTGTAGATCATTTACCCGTCTGTCAGAAAGAAGAGAGTGAAGTCGCATCTACTAATCAGACCAGGGTGAGTCGATTCCAGAAAGCCAAGCCCAAACCCAAACTACCACAGGCGTCAAGAACTGTACGGTCTAAACCTCAAACAACAAAAGACTCTCTAGAGAAAGATAGCAGCTCATCTTCAAACCTTGAATCCACTGACAAAACAATAGCAGAGACAGAATCACAACCAACTTGCACCACCTGTCCTGAAAAACCAAGCACTCCAGTTTTGATACCATCCTTGGATTTAGATTCTACTCTTATACCTACAGAGGAACTGTCTTCAATTGCAGAGGAGAAGACGGATGTTGGACTTGTTGATCAGGTAGACTCAGGTGCAGCACCATTGGATCAGAGTTATCCAGAAGCCCGGTCtgaatccacagaagaacaacTGATGTCTCATGTTGAAACAAAAGTGAGTAGTTGTAATAATCCAGCGACATCTGACCCAGAAATTACAGAATCACAAGTTAGACGAGGAGAAGAAGGCAGTAACAGTCCTGCTGCATGCGTTACACCTGTGGAAGAGTTACCTGTCAGTCAGAAAGAAGAAAGTGAAGTTGCATCTTCTTGTCAGACTAGGAGGAGTCGATTACAAAAGGTCAAACCAAACCTGCCACAAACATCAAGAACTGTACGGTCTAAACCTCAAACCACAAACGAACCTGGTGTGCACATGCAGCCTTTGAAGAAAACCCCTAGCCCAACTTTAATGCCTGAATCCTCAGACAATCCTGACAATACAGTATTAGTGGTGGAACCACAACCAACCTGCAGTACCACCTCTCCTGAAAAACTTGAAAGTACTGGCGCTGCTTCAGTTTTGATACCATCATTGGAATTAGGCTCCGCTCATGAACCCACAGAGGAATTATCCTCAACtgtggagaaaaacacaaatgttggCCCTCAGCTGGACTCAAGCTTAGAGGGCTCAGAACAAAATGTACCTCAAAGAAGGCGACGTTTCGCCAGGGCCAAACCCAATTTAGGATCATCCACCAGAACAACACAGTCACAATTGCAGCCAGAGGATATCACTAAATGCCCAACACAGCACTCCTCAAATATAACCTCAGAACAACAGCCTGTGGACAATAAGAGTGGACAAACTGAACTGGAATCCACAGAGAAAGATGGCAAGCACTTGACATCCCTGCACTCAGAAAATTCATCAAGTAGTAGAAATGATAAGGGTAGCTCCTCTGGTAGTATCGTCATAGCAACACCTTTGGTTGCTGAGAATCAGCCTATATTGACAGACTCGACTGCTGAAGATAAAAGCAGTGAAAAACCCACAGTTGAAGGGGAATCCACAGGGAACAGTACTTCAAGTCACGACAAGATGGAGGCCTCAGAAGATGGTTTGGCAGAGTCAAAAATGAAATCTATACTCCCAGATAATGTACAGTCAACACCAGATCCAAAAGAAAGCACTCAGCAGCAAGATTCAGAGAATGAATCACAGATAAAAAGTCAAGATTCTGTCCAACGAGGTTCTGAGACCACTGAAGCTAATCGAACAACCAACGTCAAATCTCCATCCCCCAAATG CACTGATGATACTCAATCATCAAGAAATTCCCCTCAAGCTCGTAGAGGCAGGCTTATTAAACCTAAACCCAACCTGGGGCGCAGCAGTCGACCTCCACAGCCCCAACAAGTCCAAAACACACCACCAGCAGCAGAAACAG ATTCTGGCACTTGCTCAGAAGACGTTAATGCTTCTGGTTCACACAGACCTGTCACTGAACTCCAACCTGACATCCAGGAACCAGTAGAGGGAGCTATTGAACCACTAAGTAACAATGAGTCCTCTCTAAATGATGCTGGGATGCCCTCAGGCTGTGTGACACAAGCACCTGAGAATTCTTCCCag GATGCATCAACATCAAGTGCAGCAGGGACTGAAAGTTGTCAGAGTATCCCTATATTTCCAGACA TGCTGTCGATGCCTTCAGATCCAGATGAACcctttttcattctctctctgactgAGATCCCAGTCAGCTCCTCAGGGGAGGTGGTGGACAGCACGTCTGAGCCCCCTCCTTATCTTCCCGTAACAGATGCATCAATACAGCAACAGAG CAGTGTTCCTGGAGAGAGTGCAGCAGCGGTGGAACGTGTGGCTCTCTCTAATGTCCTTGAGCCTGTGCCCTCGCAGGAGACTGGTGAGACAGGCCTCATCAGTGTAAAAGATACCGGGCCGGAGCCGTTTGCATATATA AGCTCAATCAAGGAGAATCCAGTGGATCCACATG AGAGTACTGGAGTCCAGCCACCCAAGTTACCAGATACTGCAGAGAGCAGCGAGGAGGCCAACATTCCCCCTACAAAGCAGAGAGGCAATGGAAGAAGAG CCAAACTGCAGGTTAAGCCGAGCACTACAAGGAAGAAACAAGATAGCAAGACCCTCGCTGCCAAAGAAGCAGAGCTGATCCCCATCCAAGCAAACACCCCCGAGGACTCAGAGCTTTCTGGTCCTTCTGTGCAGCCAGAAGCCTTTGATGCAACAGCAAGAGAGGAGGTTGTCACCGAACCACAGAAAGGAAGCAGTGATCATGTAGACACTGAAAAGGAGACAGGTGGAAAGAACCCCGAGGATAGCAGCTCAGGAGCACAGGCTAGAGGGACTAGTAGTCGGAATAG aaaaccaaaaggcttcctttccttcctctctgagACGGACAACACCGCCCCTTCAAACAGTCCTCCGCGAGGCAAAGCGACTTCCAAGGGGCCTAAGGCTAAAACTCAACCTGCAGCAAGAAAACAGTCTATTGCAACACCTGTGGCCTCGACATCACGCAATGTCGCTCCCGCAGCCACTCTGACACAAATGCCGGAGGAACCCCGCTCAGCGTCCTCGACCACATCACCTACACTAACAGAAGTGGATATCAAACAGACTGCTGAGCACGGCCAACTACACTCTGACTCACCTCCTAGCACTTCTCAGTCTACAGCTGAG GTTTCCCAGCAAAGTGACTGTGTGGAGAGCAGCTCAATAGAAGAGGAGCCCACAAGTGTGTCTCAGTACTTCTTAAGTGACATTTTTACAGAAGTGGACGAGGGATAA